Proteins encoded together in one Dasypus novemcinctus isolate mDasNov1 chromosome 9, mDasNov1.1.hap2, whole genome shotgun sequence window:
- the LOC131279888 gene encoding uncharacterized protein, which yields MVGLRLLPPEALVETPRGGGGGDCPAAEPGSEGPPRRCGANTGRALTTGLLHQSRGASWRTRACLWGLQAENRDHGEAVRPWPEDWLPGREGESRKSPWLRGSRTWRRSAGSTESSVFRKTKHRVSVLGPTPHEPTGSNSRKPRPVQPAPGLGAHFAEGGRPRFLPQYEGKGPAGPRPVPRVNFQRGLEAPSPHLSHGGSELFQRKGLIPAVDPPPPSSLPWSRAAPLRSRPERRCNAALRLSRVSLPPRREQVACPQWVAWPGTNTPGPSGPLGRLPSSLQPRAFSLGFFFRRYFPVSSQQTLAVRRRRGRSSFTSFRQAPPGQRSAS from the coding sequence ATGGTTGGTCTCCGCCTGCTTCCCCCGGAGGCCCTGGTGGAAAcaccccggggagggggggggggggactgccCTGCGGCCGAGCCAGGGTCCGAGGGTCCGCCTCGCAGGTGCGGGGCCAACACAGGGAGGGCCCTAACCACAGGCCTCCTCCATCAAAGCCGCGGGGCCAGCTGGAGGACCCGGGCATGCCTGTGGGGGCTGCAGGCAGAGAACAGAGACCACGGGGAGGCAGTGAGGCCGTGGCCGGAAGACTGGCttcctgggagggagggagaaagccGAAAGTCTCCCTGGCTGCGCGGCTCACGCACCTGGAGGAGAAGCGCAGGATCAACAGAGTCGTCTGTTTTCAGGAAAACGAAACACAGGGTCTCCGTTCTGGGACCCACCCCCCACGAACCCACTGGGTCAAACTCCAGAAAACCCCGTCCTGTCCAGCCCGCCCCAGGACTTGGGGCCCATTTTGCGGAGGGAGGACGCCCAAGGTTCCTGCCGCAGTACGAGGGGAAGGGGCCTGCAGGACCCAGGCCAGTCCCCAGGGTGAACTTCCAGAGAGGGCTGGAGGCCCCCTCCCCGCATTTATCTCACGGGGGGAGCGAGCTGTTCCAACGTAAGGGGCTTATTCCTGCAgtggaccccccccccccttcgTCCCTGCCCTGGAGCCGTGCCGCCCCCCTCCGGAGCAGGCCAGAGCGCAGGTGCAACGCAGCCCTGCGCCTGAGTCGGGTTTCCCTGCCTCCGCGCAGGGAGCAGGTGGCTTGTCCACAGTGGGTGGCCTGGCCAGGCACGAACACGCCGGGGCCGAGCGGCCCCCTGGGAAGGCTGCCTTCGTCCCTGCAGCCACGTGCATTTTCCCTTGGCTTTTTCTTTAGACGGTATTTTCCGGTATCTTCACAGCAGACACTGGCCGTCCGTCGGAGGCGAGGCCGGTCGTCCTTCACGTCCTTCAGGCAGGCCCCACCCGGTCAGCGGTCAGCGTCCTGA